CGTGGCCGTAACCGATCGCGTCGTGTCGCAGTCGCTGGAGCCGCTTTCCCTGCTCGCCGTCGCCGCCGGCGCGACGCGGCGCCTCCGGCTGATGACGAGCGTGGTGATCGGGCCCACGCGGGAAACCACGCTGCTCGCGCGCCAGGCGGCGACGATCGACGTCCTGTCGGGCGGCCGTTTCACCCTCGGCGTCGGCATCGGCGTGCGTGAAAACGACTACCTCGCCACCGGCTTCGATTTCCACCGCCGGGGCCGCCGCTCCGAAGAACAGTTTGCGACCCTGCGCCGCCTCTGGGCGGGCGAGGCGCTGTCGGGGGAGACCGGGGCGATCGGACCGCGGCCCTGCAGGGCCGGCGGTCCGGAGCTCTTGATCGGCGGCTACGTGCCGGCGATCGCGCGGCGCATCGCGCGCTGGGGCGACGGCTACATGGCCCCGGGCGGCGGCGACCCGGAGATCCTGCTCCAGATGTGGCGGCGAATCGAGCGGGAATGGCAGGAGGCGGGACGGACCGGCAGGCCGCGCTGGGTGGGCGCGAGCTACTACGCGCTCGGCCCGAAGGCCGCCGACCACGCCGCGGCTTACATCAACGCCAACTACGGCTACAGTCCCGAGCTTGCCGCCCGGCGGCTGCGCACCCTGCCCGCTTCGACGGCGGCCGTGAAGGAGGCGATCGAGCGCCAGGCCGACATG
The sequence above is a segment of the Candidatus Zixiibacteriota bacterium genome. Coding sequences within it:
- a CDS encoding LLM class flavin-dependent oxidoreductase, with amino-acid sequence MQIAIGLPSRVASASGDVMLEWIGRAERGPFSSVAVTDRVVSQSLEPLSLLAVAAGATRRLRLMTSVVIGPTRETTLLARQAATIDVLSGGRFTLGVGIGVRENDYLATGFDFHRRGRRSEEQFATLRRLWAGEALSGETGAIGPRPCRAGGPELLIGGYVPAIARRIARWGDGYMAPGGGDPEILLQMWRRIEREWQEAGRTGRPRWVGASYYALGPKAADHAAAYINANYGYSPELAARRLRTLPASTAAVKEAIERQADMGVDELILRPCADDLEQLDRLAEIAGRVS